A genomic stretch from Colwellia sp. Arc7-635 includes:
- the rplK gene encoding 50S ribosomal protein L11 has product MAKKVTALIKLQVAAGAANPSPPVGPALGQHGVNIMEFCKAFNAKTDSLEKGAPVPVVITVYADRSFTFETKTPPAAYLLLKAAGVKSGSGRPNTEKVGTVTTAQLEEIVKTKEADLTAGSMEAAVRTIAGSARSMGLVVED; this is encoded by the coding sequence ATGGCTAAAAAAGTCACAGCTTTAATCAAGCTACAAGTTGCTGCTGGCGCAGCAAACCCGTCACCGCCAGTTGGTCCTGCACTAGGTCAACACGGTGTAAACATCATGGAATTCTGTAAAGCGTTTAACGCGAAAACAGATTCTTTGGAAAAAGGCGCTCCAGTTCCAGTAGTAATTACTGTATATGCTGATCGTTCTTTTACATTTGAAACAAAAACTCCACCTGCTGCTTATTTACTTCTAAAAGCTGCTGGTGTTAAGAGCGGTTCAGGTCGTCCTAACACTGAAAAAGTTGGTACTGTAACTACAGCACAACTTGAAGAAATCGTTAAGACTAAAGAAGCTGATCTTACTGCTGGTTCTATGGAAGCTGCAGTGCGTACCATTGCGGGCTCTGCTCGTTCAATGGGTTTAGTGGTAGAGGACTAA
- the rplA gene encoding 50S ribosomal protein L1, producing the protein MTKLSKRARLIREKVDVLKEYDISEAISLLKELATANFRESVDVAVNLGIDARKSDQNVRGATVLPNGTGRDVRVAVFTQGVNADKAKEAGADIVGMEDLAEQVKAGNMDFDVVIATPDAMRVVGQLGQILGPRGLMPNPKVGTVTPDVVTAINNAKAGQIRYRNDKNGIIHTTIGKADFEDAKLQENLESLLEALKKAKPANAKGQYIKKVSVSTTMGAGVVVNQASLTQ; encoded by the coding sequence ATGACTAAATTATCAAAACGCGCTCGTCTTATCCGTGAAAAAGTAGACGTATTAAAAGAATATGACATCAGCGAAGCAATTTCTTTACTTAAAGAACTAGCTACTGCTAACTTTCGTGAAAGTGTAGATGTTGCTGTAAACCTTGGCATTGATGCTCGTAAATCAGATCAAAACGTACGTGGCGCAACTGTGCTTCCAAACGGTACTGGTCGTGATGTTCGTGTTGCTGTATTTACACAAGGCGTTAACGCAGACAAAGCTAAAGAAGCTGGTGCTGACATCGTAGGTATGGAAGATTTAGCAGAACAAGTTAAAGCCGGTAATATGGACTTTGACGTTGTAATCGCTACTCCAGACGCTATGCGTGTTGTTGGTCAATTAGGTCAGATTTTAGGCCCACGTGGTTTAATGCCTAACCCTAAAGTTGGCACAGTGACTCCTGATGTTGTTACTGCTATCAACAACGCAAAAGCGGGTCAAATCCGCTACCGCAATGACAAAAACGGTATCATCCATACTACTATTGGTAAGGCTGATTTCGAAGATGCTAAATTGCAAGAAAACCTTGAGTCATTATTGGAAGCGCTTAAAAAAGCAAAACCAGCTAATGCTAAAGGCCAGTACATTAAGAAAGTTTCTGTTTCAACTACTATGGGTGCCGGCGTTGTCGTCAACCAAGCTAGTTTAACTCAGTAA
- the rplJ gene encoding 50S ribosomal protein L10, whose amino-acid sequence MAINLDDKKAIVAEVQEAANGAQSAVVADSRGVSVEAITVLRKQARENGVWMKVIRNTLARRALQGTNFECVTDTLVGPSLIAFSNEHPGAAARLFTDFAKANENFELKAAAFEGNSVDVNMLAKLPTYDEAISRLMSAMKEASAGKLVRTIAAVRDQKEQEAA is encoded by the coding sequence ATGGCTATCAATCTTGATGACAAAAAAGCAATTGTTGCTGAAGTTCAAGAAGCTGCCAATGGCGCTCAATCAGCTGTAGTCGCGGATTCACGCGGTGTTTCAGTTGAAGCAATTACTGTATTACGTAAGCAAGCACGTGAAAACGGCGTATGGATGAAAGTTATCCGTAACACGTTAGCACGTCGTGCATTACAAGGTACTAACTTTGAATGTGTTACTGACACATTAGTTGGTCCATCATTGATTGCATTTTCAAACGAGCATCCAGGTGCAGCAGCACGTTTATTCACAGATTTCGCTAAAGCTAACGAAAACTTTGAATTAAAAGCAGCAGCATTTGAAGGAAATTCAGTAGACGTAAATATGTTAGCTAAGCTACCTACTTACGACGAAGCAATTTCACGTTTGATGAGCGCTATGAAAGAAGCATCTGCAGGCAAACTTGTCCGCACGATTGCTGCAGTACGCGATCAGAAAGAACAAGAAGCTGCATAA
- the rplL gene encoding 50S ribosomal protein L7/L12, producing the protein MSISKDDILNAVAEMSVMDVVALIEAMEEKFGVSASAAVAAAGPAEAAEEQTEFDVVMTSFGEKKVAVIKAVRGATGLGLKEAKDLVESAPKAIKEGVDKAEAEELKKTLEEAGASVEIK; encoded by the coding sequence ATGTCTATTTCTAAAGACGATATCCTAAACGCAGTTGCTGAAATGTCAGTAATGGACGTTGTTGCACTAATTGAAGCAATGGAAGAAAAATTTGGCGTATCTGCATCAGCTGCTGTTGCCGCTGCTGGACCTGCTGAAGCTGCTGAAGAGCAAACTGAATTTGACGTAGTTATGACTAGCTTCGGTGAGAAGAAAGTTGCAGTAATCAAAGCAGTTCGTGGCGCTACAGGTCTTGGCTTGAAAGAAGCTAAAGACTTAGTTGAATCAGCTCCTAAAGCGATCAAAGAAGGCGTTGATAAAGCTGAAGCTGAAGAGCTTAAGAAAACTCTTGAAGAAGCAGGTGCTTCTGTTGAGATCAAATAG
- the rpoC gene encoding DNA-directed RNA polymerase subunit beta', which produces MKDLLKFLKQQNQTEEFDGIRIGLASPDMIRSWSFGEVKKPETINYRTFKPERDGLFCARIFGPVKDYECLCGKYKRLKHRGVICEKCGVEVTLTKVRRDRMGHIELASPVAHIWFLKSLPSRIGLLLDMTLRDIERVLYFESYVVTEPGMTTLEKSQILTEEEYLDALEEHGDEFDALMGAEAVLALLQQIDLDGEVAQMREELPEIGSETKRKKITKRLKLMEAFAASGNKPEWMIMNVLPILPPDLRPLVPLDGGRFATSDLNDLYRRVINRNNRLKRLLDLVAPDIIVRNEKRMLQESVDALLDNGRRGRAITGSNKRPLKSLADMIKGKQGRFRQNLLGKRVDYSGRSVITVGPTLRLHQCGLPKKMALELFKPFIYGKLEARGLATTIKAAKKLVEREGAEVWDVLDEVIREHPVMLNRAPTLHRLGIQAFEPVLIEGKAIHLHPLVCAAYNADFDGDQMAVHVPLTIEAQMEARTLMMSTNNVLSPANGDPIIVPSQDVVLGLYYLTRDRVNGLGEGMVFTDIKEAEKAYRTGFAELHARVKIRITEHVRNAEGVFEPVTKLRDTTVGRAILWQVCPDGMPYDLIDQPLGKKPISKLINHAYRNLGLKDTVIFADQIMYTGFHYAMIAGASVGIDDMVIPAAKYTIIEDSEEEVKEIQTQFEQGLVTQGEKYNKVIDIWSSANEKISKAMMDNLSKETVINRHGEPEEQDSFNSIYMMADSGARGSAAQIRQLAGMRGLMAKPDGSIIETPITANFREGLNVLQYFISTHGARKGLADTALKTANSGYLTRRLVDVAQDLVVTEHDCGTLDGLQMTPLIEGGDVVEPLRERVLGRVVAEDVIKPGTDEVLLPRNTLIDEALCDFIEENSIDQMKVRSIITCKTDFGICAHCYGRDLARGHMINQGEAIGVVAAQSIGEPGTQLTMRTFHIGGAASRASAENNVQVKNTGTLKLQNAKFVTNSEDHLVITSRSSELTVIDELGREKERYKVPYGTILNKKDGEAINSGDIIANWDPHTHPIITEVGGKVQFVELIDGVTMVRQTDDLTGLSSIVVTEAGQRNTAGKEMRPAVKLVDAKGNDVMIAGTEIPAQYFLPGNAIINLEDGAEVGVGDALARIPQASSKTRDITGGLPRVADLFEARKPKLPAILAEKTGIIAFGKETKGKVRLLITQPSGEVYEEMIPKMRQLNVFEGESVLKGEVIADGPESPHDILRLRGVAPVANYIVNEVQEVYRLQGVKINDKHIEVIVRQMIRKCEILDAGDSNFLKGEILEVARVNISNRELEAAGKQPAEYEMQMMGITKASLATESFISAASFQETTRVLTEAAVAGKKDKLRGLKENVIVGRLIPAGTGYAYHQERARAKNAVPVEEVTVSADDAAQALTDALNADL; this is translated from the coding sequence GTGAAAGATTTACTTAAGTTTCTTAAGCAACAAAATCAAACAGAAGAGTTCGATGGTATTCGCATCGGACTAGCTTCACCTGACATGATTCGTTCATGGTCATTTGGTGAGGTAAAGAAACCTGAGACGATTAACTATCGTACTTTTAAGCCGGAACGTGATGGTTTGTTCTGTGCGCGTATTTTTGGACCAGTTAAAGACTACGAATGTCTTTGTGGCAAATACAAACGTCTTAAGCATCGTGGTGTAATTTGTGAAAAATGTGGCGTTGAAGTTACATTAACTAAAGTTCGTCGTGACCGTATGGGTCATATCGAATTAGCTAGCCCAGTTGCTCACATTTGGTTCTTAAAGTCATTGCCTTCACGTATCGGTCTATTATTAGACATGACGTTACGTGATATTGAGCGTGTGCTTTATTTTGAATCTTACGTCGTTACCGAGCCAGGTATGACAACATTAGAGAAAAGCCAAATTCTAACCGAAGAAGAATATCTTGATGCGTTAGAAGAGCACGGTGATGAATTTGACGCCCTAATGGGTGCTGAAGCGGTTCTTGCGTTATTACAACAAATTGATCTTGACGGTGAAGTAGCGCAAATGCGTGAAGAATTACCTGAGATTGGTTCTGAAACAAAACGTAAAAAAATCACTAAACGTTTGAAACTAATGGAAGCATTCGCAGCTTCAGGCAACAAGCCTGAGTGGATGATCATGAACGTTTTACCAATTTTACCGCCAGACTTACGTCCGTTGGTACCTTTGGATGGTGGCCGTTTTGCAACGTCTGATTTAAACGACTTATACCGTCGTGTAATCAACCGTAACAACCGTTTAAAACGTCTTCTAGATCTAGTAGCACCAGATATCATCGTACGTAACGAAAAGCGTATGTTGCAAGAGTCTGTTGATGCATTATTAGATAATGGTCGTCGTGGTCGTGCAATTACGGGTTCTAACAAACGTCCTCTTAAATCTCTTGCCGATATGATTAAAGGTAAGCAAGGTCGTTTCCGTCAGAATTTATTGGGTAAACGTGTTGATTATTCTGGTCGTTCAGTAATCACGGTTGGTCCAACGCTACGCTTACATCAGTGTGGTTTACCTAAGAAAATGGCACTTGAATTATTCAAACCATTTATTTACGGTAAATTAGAAGCACGTGGTCTAGCAACAACGATTAAAGCGGCTAAGAAATTAGTTGAACGTGAAGGCGCTGAAGTTTGGGATGTACTTGACGAAGTAATTCGTGAACATCCGGTTATGCTTAACCGTGCACCAACTCTTCATAGATTGGGTATCCAAGCGTTTGAACCTGTACTAATTGAAGGTAAAGCGATTCATTTGCATCCATTGGTTTGTGCGGCATATAACGCCGATTTCGATGGTGACCAAATGGCGGTACACGTACCGTTGACAATCGAAGCACAAATGGAAGCACGTACGTTGATGATGTCAACGAACAACGTTCTTTCTCCAGCTAACGGTGATCCAATCATCGTACCATCACAGGATGTTGTATTAGGTTTATATTACCTAACACGTGATCGTGTAAATGGTTTAGGTGAAGGTATGGTATTTACCGACATCAAAGAAGCTGAAAAAGCTTACCGTACTGGTTTTGCTGAGCTTCATGCTCGCGTTAAAATTCGTATTACTGAACATGTACGTAATGCGGAAGGTGTTTTTGAACCAGTAACTAAGCTTCGCGATACTACTGTTGGTCGTGCAATCTTATGGCAAGTATGTCCAGACGGCATGCCTTATGATCTTATTGATCAGCCATTAGGTAAAAAGCCAATTTCAAAACTGATTAACCATGCGTACCGTAACTTGGGCCTTAAAGATACTGTTATCTTTGCTGACCAAATTATGTACACAGGTTTCCACTACGCGATGATCGCGGGTGCTTCAGTTGGTATCGACGATATGGTTATTCCGGCAGCGAAATACACCATCATTGAAGATTCAGAAGAAGAAGTTAAAGAAATTCAAACTCAGTTCGAGCAAGGTCTTGTAACTCAGGGTGAAAAATATAACAAAGTTATTGATATTTGGTCATCTGCCAACGAAAAAATCTCGAAAGCGATGATGGACAACTTATCAAAAGAAACTGTTATCAACCGTCACGGTGAGCCAGAAGAGCAAGACTCTTTCAACTCAATCTACATGATGGCCGATTCAGGTGCTCGTGGTAGTGCTGCTCAGATTCGTCAGTTGGCGGGTATGCGTGGTTTGATGGCTAAACCAGATGGTTCAATCATCGAAACACCAATCACAGCTAACTTCCGTGAAGGTTTGAACGTATTACAGTACTTCATCTCTACTCATGGTGCGCGTAAAGGTTTGGCTGATACGGCATTGAAAACTGCTAACTCGGGTTACTTAACTCGTCGTTTAGTTGATGTTGCACAAGATTTGGTTGTTACTGAACATGATTGTGGAACATTAGACGGTTTACAAATGACACCATTGATTGAAGGTGGTGATGTTGTTGAGCCGTTACGTGAGCGTGTACTTGGTCGTGTTGTAGCAGAAGATGTTATCAAGCCTGGTACTGACGAAGTTCTTTTACCTCGTAATACCTTAATTGACGAAGCTTTGTGTGATTTCATTGAAGAAAATTCAATTGATCAAATGAAAGTTCGTTCAATCATCACTTGTAAAACCGATTTCGGTATTTGTGCTCATTGTTACGGTCGTGATTTGGCTCGTGGTCATATGATCAACCAAGGTGAAGCGATTGGTGTTGTGGCAGCACAATCTATCGGTGAACCTGGTACTCAGTTAACCATGCGTACGTTCCATATCGGTGGTGCGGCATCTCGTGCATCAGCTGAGAACAATGTACAAGTTAAGAACACAGGTACACTGAAATTACAGAATGCTAAATTTGTAACCAACTCTGAAGATCACTTAGTGATTACTTCACGTTCATCTGAGCTTACTGTTATTGATGAGCTTGGTCGTGAGAAAGAGCGTTATAAAGTTCCTTACGGTACTATTCTTAATAAGAAAGATGGCGAAGCAATCAATTCAGGCGATATTATCGCTAATTGGGACCCGCATACGCATCCAATTATCACTGAGGTTGGTGGTAAGGTTCAATTCGTAGAATTGATTGATGGTGTAACTATGGTTCGTCAAACTGATGACCTTACTGGTTTATCAAGTATCGTAGTAACTGAAGCTGGTCAACGTAACACTGCAGGTAAAGAAATGCGCCCGGCAGTTAAGTTAGTTGATGCTAAAGGCAACGATGTGATGATAGCTGGTACTGAAATTCCAGCACAGTACTTCTTACCGGGTAATGCAATCATTAACCTAGAAGATGGTGCAGAAGTTGGTGTTGGTGATGCACTTGCACGTATTCCACAAGCGTCATCGAAAACTCGTGATATTACCGGTGGTCTTCCACGCGTAGCGGATTTATTTGAAGCACGTAAGCCTAAGCTTCCAGCTATCTTAGCTGAGAAAACAGGTATTATTGCTTTCGGTAAAGAAACTAAAGGTAAAGTACGTTTATTAATCACTCAACCGAGTGGTGAAGTATACGAAGAGATGATCCCTAAAATGCGTCAATTAAACGTGTTTGAAGGTGAATCTGTGCTTAAAGGTGAAGTTATTGCCGATGGTCCAGAGTCTCCACACGATATCTTACGTTTACGTGGTGTAGCACCAGTAGCTAACTACATTGTTAACGAAGTACAAGAAGTATACCGTTTACAAGGTGTTAAGATTAACGATAAACACATTGAAGTTATCGTACGTCAAATGATCCGCAAGTGTGAGATTTTAGACGCCGGTGATAGTAACTTCCTTAAAGGCGAAATCCTTGAAGTTGCTCGTGTGAATATCTCTAATCGTGAATTAGAAGCTGCAGGTAAACAACCAGCTGAATACGAAATGCAAATGATGGGTATTACTAAAGCATCATTGGCAACTGAGTCATTCATCTCGGCAGCATCTTTCCAAGAAACGACGCGTGTACTAACTGAAGCAGCAGTAGCTGGTAAGAAAGACAAACTTCGTGGCTTGAAAGAAAACGTTATTGTTGGTCGCTTAATCCCAGCAGGTACAGGTTATGCTTACCATCAAGAACGTGCGCGTGCTAAAAACGCTGTTCCTGTTGAAGAAGTAACAGTATCAGCTGATGACGCAGCGCAAGCACTAACTGATGCTTTGAATGCAGATTTATAA
- the rpsL gene encoding 30S ribosomal protein S12, producing MATINQLVRKPRVRQVTKSNVPALQACPQRRGVCTRVYTTTPKKPNSALRKVARVRLTNGFEVTSYIGGEGHNLQEHSVILIRGGRVKDLPGVRYHTVRGALDCSGVSDRRQGRSKYGAKRPKS from the coding sequence ATGGCAACTATTAACCAATTAGTACGTAAACCACGTGTAAGACAAGTAACTAAAAGTAACGTTCCAGCGTTACAAGCTTGTCCACAACGTCGTGGCGTATGTACTCGTGTGTATACAACTACACCAAAAAAACCTAACTCAGCATTACGTAAAGTTGCTCGTGTTCGTTTAACTAACGGCTTCGAAGTAACATCATACATCGGTGGTGAAGGTCACAACTTACAAGAGCATAGCGTAATTTTGATTCGCGGTGGTCGTGTAAAAGATTTACCGGGTGTACGTTATCACACGGTTCGTGGCGCACTTGATTGTTCAGGCGTAAGCGATAGAAGACAAGGCCGTTCTAAATACGGTGCTAAACGACCTAAATCTTAA
- the rpsG gene encoding 30S ribosomal protein S7: MPRRRVVGQRKILPDPKFHNELLAKFINILMVDGKKSTAEKIVYGALDILTEKNTEKTHLELFETALDNIRPQVEVKSRRVGGSTYQVPVEVRPVRRNALAMRWLVEAARKRGEKSMAQRLANEMLDASDSKGSAVKKREDVHRMAEANKAFAHYRW; the protein is encoded by the coding sequence ATGCCAAGAAGACGCGTCGTAGGGCAACGTAAAATATTGCCAGATCCTAAGTTCCACAACGAACTTTTAGCAAAATTCATCAACATCCTTATGGTTGATGGTAAAAAATCTACTGCAGAAAAAATTGTTTATGGTGCATTAGACATTTTAACTGAAAAGAACACTGAAAAAACTCACCTTGAGTTATTTGAGACTGCACTTGACAACATCCGCCCACAAGTGGAAGTAAAGTCTCGTCGTGTTGGTGGTTCTACTTACCAAGTTCCAGTTGAAGTACGTCCAGTGCGTCGTAATGCTCTAGCCATGCGTTGGTTAGTTGAAGCAGCTCGTAAACGTGGTGAAAAATCAATGGCTCAGCGCCTAGCTAACGAAATGTTAGATGCGTCTGACAGCAAAGGTTCAGCGGTTAAGAAACGTGAAGACGTTCACCGTATGGCTGAAGCTAACAAAGCATTCGCTCACTACCGTTGGTAG
- the fusA gene encoding elongation factor G: MARITPIERYRNIGICAHVDAGKTTTTERVLFYTGLSHKIGEVHDGAATMDWMEQEQERGITITSAATTCFWKGMEAQFEDHRINIIDTPGHVDFTIEVERSLRVLDGAVLVLCASSGVQPQTETVWRQMEKYSVPRLVFVNKMDRTGADFLSVVEQLNSRLKANAVPIHLAIGAEENFAGVIDLIKMKAINWNESDQGMTFTYEDIPASMQEEAEEWHENLVSEAAEASEELMDKYLEEGDLSEAEIKSALRTRTLNNEIVLCSCGSAFKNKGVQAVLDAVVEFLPAPTDVEAIKGINDDKNETEGSREADDKAPFAALAFKIATDPFVGTLTFFRVYSGVVKTGDSIYNPVKGKKERLGRIVQMHANDRKEIKEVRAGDIAAAIGLKDVTTGDTLCDANHVITLERMEFPEPVISVAVEPRTVAAQEKMAIALGKLAAEDPSFRVISDEETGQTIISGMGELHLDILVERMKREFGVECNVGNPQVAYRETIRSTVEVEGKFVRQSGGRGQFGHVWLKLEPAPEGAGFEFVNEIVGGTVPKEFIPSVEKGCREQMDSGVLAGYPLLDIKVTLYDGSFHDVDSNEMAFKVAASMGFRQGVLNASPVILEPMMKVEVITPEANMGDVVGDLNRRRGMIDGMDEGPAGSKVVNALVPLSEMFGYATALRSATQGRASYSMEFQQYSEAPKAVADKIIES, encoded by the coding sequence GTGGCACGTATAACCCCTATTGAGCGTTACCGTAACATTGGTATTTGTGCTCATGTCGATGCCGGTAAAACGACAACAACAGAAAGGGTACTTTTCTATACTGGTCTTTCACATAAGATCGGCGAAGTTCATGATGGCGCAGCCACCATGGATTGGATGGAGCAAGAGCAGGAGCGTGGTATAACCATAACCTCTGCAGCAACAACTTGTTTTTGGAAAGGGATGGAAGCACAATTTGAAGACCATCGTATTAATATCATTGATACCCCTGGTCACGTAGATTTTACGATTGAAGTAGAACGTTCATTACGTGTATTAGACGGTGCGGTATTAGTATTATGTGCATCTTCAGGAGTTCAACCACAAACAGAAACTGTATGGCGTCAAATGGAGAAATACTCTGTTCCACGCTTGGTGTTCGTTAATAAAATGGACCGTACAGGTGCAGATTTCCTATCTGTTGTTGAGCAACTCAATTCTCGCTTAAAAGCTAATGCCGTACCAATTCATTTAGCAATTGGTGCTGAAGAAAACTTCGCTGGTGTTATCGACTTAATTAAAATGAAAGCTATTAACTGGAACGAAAGTGACCAGGGCATGACTTTTACTTATGAAGACATTCCAGCAAGTATGCAAGAAGAAGCCGAAGAATGGCATGAAAATCTTGTTTCTGAAGCAGCAGAAGCCTCTGAAGAATTAATGGATAAATACCTTGAAGAAGGTGATTTATCCGAAGCAGAAATAAAATCTGCGCTACGTACCCGTACGCTAAACAATGAAATTGTCCTTTGTTCTTGTGGCTCAGCTTTCAAAAATAAAGGCGTACAAGCAGTACTTGATGCTGTTGTCGAATTTTTACCTGCACCAACTGATGTTGAAGCAATTAAAGGTATTAACGATGACAAAAACGAAACTGAAGGTAGTCGTGAAGCGGATGATAAAGCACCTTTTGCTGCTTTAGCATTTAAAATTGCGACAGACCCTTTTGTTGGTACGCTAACATTCTTTCGCGTCTATTCAGGTGTAGTAAAAACTGGCGACAGTATATACAATCCTGTAAAAGGTAAAAAAGAACGTTTAGGTCGTATTGTGCAAATGCATGCAAATGACCGCAAAGAAATTAAAGAAGTACGAGCAGGTGATATAGCTGCGGCTATAGGCCTGAAAGATGTCACTACTGGTGATACTTTATGTGACGCTAACCATGTGATCACACTCGAACGGATGGAGTTTCCTGAACCGGTTATTTCTGTAGCAGTTGAGCCAAGAACCGTCGCAGCCCAAGAAAAAATGGCTATAGCGTTAGGTAAATTGGCCGCAGAAGATCCATCATTTAGAGTAATCTCTGATGAAGAAACGGGTCAAACCATCATTTCAGGTATGGGGGAATTACACCTCGATATTTTAGTTGAGCGTATGAAACGTGAATTTGGCGTTGAATGTAACGTTGGTAATCCACAAGTGGCTTATCGCGAAACTATTCGTTCGACTGTTGAAGTGGAAGGTAAATTTGTTCGTCAATCAGGTGGTCGTGGTCAATTTGGTCATGTTTGGTTGAAATTAGAACCGGCACCAGAAGGTGCAGGTTTTGAGTTTGTTAACGAAATTGTTGGTGGTACTGTTCCAAAAGAATTTATACCATCAGTTGAGAAAGGCTGTAGAGAGCAAATGGACAGTGGTGTTTTAGCGGGTTATCCGTTATTGGACATCAAGGTCACGCTTTATGACGGGTCTTTCCACGACGTTGACTCTAACGAAATGGCGTTTAAAGTCGCTGCGTCAATGGGTTTTAGGCAGGGGGTGCTTAATGCATCGCCGGTAATCCTAGAGCCAATGATGAAAGTTGAAGTTATTACGCCAGAAGCAAACATGGGTGATGTCGTTGGTGATTTAAATCGCCGTCGTGGCATGATCGATGGCATGGACGAAGGTCCAGCTGGTTCTAAGGTAGTGAATGCACTTGTGCCACTATCTGAAATGTTTGGTTACGCTACGGCATTACGTAGTGCAACTCAAGGTCGAGCATCATACTCTATGGAGTTTCAGCAATATAGCGAAGCACCTAAAGCTGTTGCCGACAAAATAATTGAATCTTAG
- the tuf gene encoding elongation factor Tu: MAKAKFERNKPHVNVGTIGHVDHGKTTLTAAISAVLTKVHGGEVKDFAQIDNAPEERERGITINTSHIEYDTEIRHYAHVDCPGHADYIKNMITGAAQMDGAILVVAATDGPMPQTREHILLSRQVGVPFIIVFMNKCDMVDDEELLELVEMEVRELLSEYEFPGDDLPVIQGSALGALQGEEKWEAKVIELADALDTYIPEPERAIDGAFIMPIEDVFSISGRGTVVTGRVERGIVKVGDEVEVVGIRDTQKSTCTGVEMFRKLLDEGRAGENCGVLLRGLKREDVERGQVLCQPGSILPHTKFESEVYVLSKDEGGRHTPFFKGYRPQFYFRTTDITGAVELPEGVEMVMPGDNLKFVVELINPVAMDEGLRFAIREGGRTVGAGVVSKIIA; this comes from the coding sequence ATGGCTAAAGCAAAATTTGAACGTAATAAACCGCACGTTAACGTTGGTACTATTGGACACGTTGATCACGGTAAAACAACTTTAACAGCTGCTATCTCAGCAGTATTAACTAAAGTTCACGGTGGTGAAGTTAAAGATTTCGCACAAATCGATAATGCTCCTGAAGAGCGTGAGCGTGGTATTACAATCAATACTTCTCACATCGAATACGATACAGAAATCCGTCACTACGCACACGTAGATTGTCCTGGCCATGCTGATTACATCAAAAACATGATCACTGGTGCAGCACAAATGGATGGCGCTATCTTAGTAGTTGCTGCTACAGATGGTCCTATGCCACAAACACGTGAGCACATCTTGTTATCACGTCAAGTTGGCGTTCCTTTCATCATCGTATTCATGAACAAATGTGACATGGTAGATGACGAAGAATTACTAGAATTAGTAGAAATGGAAGTTCGTGAACTTCTTTCAGAATACGAATTCCCAGGTGATGATTTACCAGTAATTCAAGGTTCAGCTTTAGGCGCACTTCAAGGTGAAGAGAAGTGGGAAGCTAAAGTAATCGAACTTGCAGACGCACTTGATACTTACATTCCAGAGCCAGAGCGTGCAATCGACGGTGCATTCATCATGCCTATCGAAGATGTATTCTCAATTTCAGGTCGTGGTACAGTTGTAACAGGTCGTGTTGAACGCGGTATTGTTAAAGTTGGTGATGAAGTAGAAGTTGTTGGTATCCGTGATACACAAAAATCAACTTGTACAGGTGTTGAAATGTTCCGTAAGCTTCTTGACGAAGGTCGTGCTGGCGAGAACTGTGGTGTTCTTCTACGTGGTCTTAAGCGTGAAGATGTAGAACGTGGTCAAGTATTATGTCAACCAGGTTCAATCTTACCTCACACTAAATTCGAATCAGAAGTTTACGTGTTATCGAAAGATGAAGGTGGTCGTCATACTCCATTCTTCAAAGGATACCGTCCACAGTTTTACTTCCGTACAACAGATATCACAGGTGCTGTAGAGCTTCCTGAAGGTGTTGAAATGGTAATGCCAGGCGACAACTTGAAGTTTGTTGTAGAGCTTATCAACCCAGTAGCGATGGACGAAGGTTTACGCTTCGCAATCCGTGAAGGTGGTCGTACTGTTGGTGCTGGTGTTGTATCTAAAATTATTGCTTAA